The following proteins come from a genomic window of Campylobacteraceae bacterium:
- a CDS encoding YHS domain-containing protein: protein MFKETINKFCPRSGKRIVSDSLCNYKGHIVGFCNTGCRDDFMNNISKRPNDSTYFDVIIKENELKEKN, encoded by the coding sequence ATGTTTAAAGAAACAATAAATAAGTTTTGTCCTCGTTCGGGAAAAAGAATAGTTTCTGATTCTTTATGTAACTATAAAGGCCATATTGTTGGTTTTTGCAATACTGGATGCAGAGACGATTTTATGAATAATATTTCAAAAAGACCAAATGATTCAACATATTTTGATGTAATTATTAAAGAAAATGAACTAAAAGAAAAAAATTAA
- a CDS encoding trypsin-like peptidase domain-containing protein: MIKYNISFTNTITFKGLDIKKILQLLILLFTTITFSSNLATNSVVKIYTAASIPNYTYPWQTSRIIKFTGSGVVISDNRIITSAHVVSNAKFIEVKKENEHKKYIATVKYISHQADLAILEIKDKTFFKNVQPLILTSSIRARDEVTVLGYPIGGNNISTTTGIVSRIEYRSYVWSKFNLLAIQIDAAINSGNSGGAVINNKNELVGIAMMRISKASNIGYIVPSTVLQYFLDDTKDGIVNGYHQDSFYAQKMNNQALKDYYSLNKRTGILVTHVGIKEESLKANDIILSIDNIDISNEGTIKTEYGNVSYSMAFHSKQIGETVSLKVLRDKKEQTINFRLTKYRSLISHEFEKEPRYIIYGGLTFTPLTSNYLSKLSSSSGMNMLFYQKSRTEDYTEPVVSLSTIFPNKVNRGYQQGSYILTKVNDIKIKNFEHLIKVLDAVNDKFTVFEYLEKKKFILNTQEAKESIKSIMKTYNMKSDRRE; the protein is encoded by the coding sequence ATGATTAAATATAATATCTCTTTCACTAATACTATTACATTCAAAGGACTTGACATTAAAAAGATACTACAACTTTTAATACTATTGTTTACTACCATAACATTCTCTTCAAACCTAGCAACAAATTCAGTTGTAAAAATATATACAGCAGCATCAATTCCTAACTATACCTACCCATGGCAAACAAGTAGAATAATAAAATTCACTGGTTCAGGTGTGGTTATAAGCGATAATAGAATAATAACATCTGCTCATGTAGTTTCTAATGCTAAGTTTATTGAAGTCAAAAAAGAGAATGAACATAAAAAATATATTGCCACAGTTAAATACATTTCTCATCAAGCAGATTTAGCAATTTTAGAGATAAAAGACAAAACTTTCTTTAAAAACGTTCAACCTTTAATATTAACCAGCTCAATAAGAGCCAGAGATGAAGTAACCGTATTAGGTTATCCAATTGGAGGTAATAATATATCAACTACAACTGGAATCGTATCAAGAATAGAATACAGAAGTTATGTTTGGAGTAAATTTAATCTTTTAGCTATTCAAATTGATGCAGCTATTAACAGTGGAAATAGTGGCGGTGCAGTTATTAATAATAAAAATGAGCTGGTAGGTATTGCAATGATGAGAATATCTAAAGCAAGTAATATAGGATATATAGTGCCTTCAACAGTACTTCAATATTTTTTAGATGATACAAAAGACGGAATAGTCAATGGGTATCATCAAGACAGTTTCTATGCTCAAAAGATGAATAATCAGGCCCTAAAGGATTATTATAGTTTAAATAAGCGTACAGGTATTCTAGTAACACATGTAGGAATAAAAGAAGAGTCCCTAAAAGCCAATGATATAATTTTATCTATAGACAATATAGATATTTCAAATGAAGGTACTATAAAAACGGAATATGGAAATGTAAGTTATTCAATGGCTTTTCACAGCAAACAAATTGGGGAAACTGTTAGCTTAAAAGTTTTGAGAGATAAAAAAGAACAAACAATCAACTTTAGACTTACAAAGTATAGATCTCTAATTTCACATGAGTTTGAGAAAGAGCCCAGGTATATAATCTATGGAGGATTGACATTCACTCCCTTAACAAGTAATTATTTGAGTAAACTATCTTCATCAAGTGGAATGAATATGTTATTCTACCAAAAGAGCAGAACAGAAGACTATACAGAGCCAGTTGTAAGTTTAAGTACCATCTTTCCAAACAAAGTAAATAGAGGTTACCAACAAGGTTCCTATATTCTAACAAAAGTGAATGATATAAAAATCAAGAACTTCGAACATTTAATAAAAGTACTTGATGCTGTAAATGATAAGTTTACTGTATTTGAGTATCTGGAAAAGAAGAAATTTATTCTTAATACACAAGAAGCAAAAGAAAGTATTAAAAGTATTATGAAAACGTACAATATGAAAAGTGACAGAAGAGAGTAA
- a CDS encoding ABC transporter ATP-binding protein, whose translation MIRCENLHVTFNAGLATEKLALCGIDLTIPTGEFITVIGSNGAGKSTLLNTIAGDIETTHGHIFFDDRDVTKLPATGRTKDIARVFQDPLAGTCGNLTVEENMAIAYGRGKRGTLSFALNSKLRKIFKEQLSRLNLGLEDRLDSEMGLLSGGQRQSVSLLMSALQPSSILLLDEHTAALDPKTAALIMEISSQIIEEKTLTVMMVTHSMRQALDHGSRTIMLHEGKIIFDLAGKERSSYEVKDLLNLFARAREDSEELDDDKLLLDV comes from the coding sequence ATGATACGTTGCGAAAATTTGCATGTTACCTTTAATGCTGGCTTAGCAACTGAAAAACTTGCTTTGTGTGGGATTGATTTAACTATTCCTACGGGTGAATTTATTACGGTTATTGGTTCAAATGGTGCTGGTAAATCAACCTTACTTAATACCATTGCTGGTGATATTGAAACGACTCACGGTCATATATTTTTTGATGATAGGGATGTAACAAAATTGCCAGCTACTGGGCGTACTAAAGATATAGCACGTGTATTTCAAGATCCCCTTGCGGGTACTTGCGGTAATTTAACCGTAGAAGAAAATATGGCAATTGCTTATGGTCGTGGAAAGAGGGGCACTTTATCTTTTGCCTTGAATAGCAAATTACGTAAAATATTTAAAGAGCAGTTAAGTCGCCTTAATCTTGGTCTTGAAGATAGATTAGATTCTGAAATGGGACTTTTATCTGGTGGACAACGACAGTCTGTTAGTTTATTAATGTCCGCATTACAGCCAAGCAGTATTTTGTTATTAGATGAACATACCGCTGCACTTGACCCCAAAACAGCCGCGCTTATTATGGAAATATCTTCACAAATTATTGAAGAGAAAACATTGACGGTAATGATGGTAACGCACTCAATGCGTCAAGCGCTGGATCATGGTTCACGTACAATCATGTTACATGAAGGTAAGATCATCTTTGATTTAGCGGGAAAAGAACGCTCTTCTTATGAAGTTAAAGATCTACTTAATCTATTTGCACGTGCACGTGAGGATAGTGAAGAACTAGATGATGACAAATTATTATTAGATGTATAA
- a CDS encoding ABC transporter permease, whose product MSLYAFLGTLEIAFIYGLVAMGVYLTFRILDFPDLTVDGSFTLGAAVTATLIVAGINPYLSTLFGTLAAACAGIVTAWLNLRFNILHLLASILTMTALYTINLRIMGKPNISLIMEPTMLSPFEGLGIPAMYMKLIFVAVCSVIGGLLLAWFLYTQYGLAMRAVGSNKRMAQANGIVVNQKVYVGLALSNGLVGLAGALFAQTNGFADSTMGIGTIVVGLAAVIIGESLFATRSILVIVMGCIVGSILYRLAVSMALNADFLGFQASDLNLLTAVLVTLSLIFPKLRSEWKAKKAKQKGKEV is encoded by the coding sequence TTGTCACTTTATGCTTTTTTAGGAACACTAGAGATAGCCTTTATCTATGGTTTAGTAGCTATGGGGGTTTATCTTACGTTCCGAATTTTAGATTTCCCTGATTTAACCGTTGATGGAAGCTTTACACTAGGGGCTGCTGTAACAGCTACTCTAATTGTTGCGGGTATTAATCCTTATTTATCGACATTATTTGGCACACTAGCAGCTGCTTGTGCAGGGATAGTTACCGCTTGGTTAAATCTACGCTTTAATATTCTTCATCTTTTGGCCAGTATTCTTACCATGACAGCTTTATATACTATTAATCTGCGCATAATGGGGAAACCTAATATCTCCTTGATTATGGAGCCAACGATGCTTAGTCCTTTTGAAGGATTAGGAATACCAGCTATGTATATGAAGCTTATATTTGTGGCTGTATGTTCCGTTATTGGGGGCCTATTGTTGGCGTGGTTTTTATACACTCAATACGGCTTAGCAATGCGCGCTGTTGGCTCGAATAAGCGGATGGCGCAGGCAAATGGTATTGTTGTTAATCAAAAAGTATATGTAGGGCTAGCTTTATCTAATGGATTAGTGGGACTTGCAGGCGCTTTATTTGCACAAACCAATGGTTTTGCTGATTCAACAATGGGAATAGGAACAATTGTTGTAGGTTTAGCAGCCGTTATTATAGGAGAATCATTATTCGCTACTCGTTCGATTTTAGTCATTGTAATGGGCTGTATCGTCGGATCTATTTTGTATCGTCTTGCTGTTTCTATGGCACTTAATGCTGACTTCTTAGGTTTTCAAGCATCGGATTTGAATCTGCTTACGGCGGTACTCGTTACTTTATCATTAATCTTTCCAAAATTGCGCAGTGAATGGAAAGCCAAAAAAGCGAAACAAAAAGGAAAAGAAGTATGA
- a CDS encoding ABC transporter substrate-binding protein: MKLSSIFKSAIISTLILSGSLQAKPVYVAVTAIVEHPALDAVRDGIKQTLKENGYSGDQLKFTYQSAQGKPDIAAQIARKMVGDEPDVIVAIATPSAQAAVVASDTIPVVFSAVTDPLAAKLIPRLIQPGGNVTGLSDMANVKEHLALIKEFLPNLKAVGIPYNPGESNSVSMLAAIKVEAAKMGIKIVESAAPKSSDVMIATKQLVGKVDAIYCPIDNTIISAVEAVIRVGIDAQIPVFAGDTDTVARGAVAAVGYDYFDLGRQTGDIVVRILKGEKPGSIDVKMAKGTNLFVNPKMAALMGIKIPEAVLARATKIIEK; the protein is encoded by the coding sequence ATGAAATTAAGTTCGATTTTTAAAAGTGCGATTATATCAACGCTAATACTAAGCGGTTCACTTCAAGCGAAACCAGTTTATGTTGCGGTTACAGCAATTGTTGAGCATCCAGCGCTCGATGCCGTAAGAGATGGAATCAAACAGACATTAAAGGAAAATGGTTATAGTGGGGATCAACTAAAATTCACCTATCAAAGTGCTCAGGGAAAACCAGATATAGCAGCACAAATTGCGCGTAAAATGGTGGGTGATGAGCCAGATGTAATTGTTGCGATTGCAACACCATCGGCACAAGCCGCCGTAGTTGCTAGTGATACAATTCCAGTCGTATTTTCAGCAGTAACAGATCCCCTGGCTGCGAAACTCATTCCTCGTCTTATCCAACCAGGTGGTAATGTTACAGGTTTATCGGATATGGCTAATGTTAAAGAACATCTTGCTTTAATCAAAGAATTTTTACCTAATCTAAAAGCAGTTGGAATTCCATACAATCCAGGTGAATCAAACTCAGTTTCAATGCTTGCTGCTATCAAAGTGGAAGCTGCTAAAATGGGAATTAAAATTGTAGAATCTGCAGCACCAAAATCATCAGATGTAATGATTGCAACTAAACAATTAGTCGGTAAAGTAGATGCTATTTACTGTCCAATTGATAATACTATTATTAGTGCTGTTGAAGCTGTTATAAGAGTTGGTATTGATGCCCAAATTCCAGTTTTTGCTGGTGACACCGATACAGTTGCACGTGGGGCTGTTGCCGCTGTTGGTTATGATTATTTCGATTTAGGTCGTCAAACTGGAGATATCGTTGTTCGTATCTTAAAAGGTGAAAAACCTGGTTCAATTGATGTTAAAATGGCAAAAGGTACTAATTTGTTTGTTAATCCGAAAATGGCTGCACTAATGGGAATTAAAATTCCAGAGGCAGTTCTTGCTCGTGCCACTAAAATTATTGAAAAATAA
- a CDS encoding 4-hydroxybenzoate polyprenyltransferase — protein MKNIFKLLNDFNELVMFKHSIFSLPFIFIAMVVAAKGWFGWTLLVLGLLAALSARNFAMGFNRYLDRDIDALNPRTASRPSVDGRISAKSMFLFTFVNAAAFIIVAYFVNELAFLLAVPILLIIGSYSYFKRFSYLAHLILGISLGLAPIAGVVAVTESIPLWSLFLSIGVMFWVAGFDLLYSLQDIEVDKKLGLHSVPSKFGAQKTLLFSKILHVLTIIFWFLFIQESDSGIFAYTALGLSALMLSYEHYLVNKDFTKIDRAFFTINGYLGIVFFAFIILDNLF, from the coding sequence ATGAAAAATATATTTAAATTATTAAACGATTTTAATGAACTCGTAATGTTCAAACACTCTATTTTCTCCTTGCCTTTTATTTTTATAGCAATGGTTGTTGCTGCAAAAGGCTGGTTTGGATGGACTTTATTAGTATTAGGACTTTTAGCAGCTCTTAGTGCTAGAAACTTTGCAATGGGTTTTAACCGTTATTTAGACAGAGACATTGATGCCCTTAATCCAAGAACAGCCTCACGTCCAAGTGTAGATGGAAGAATATCTGCTAAATCCATGTTCTTATTTACTTTTGTTAATGCAGCTGCTTTTATAATAGTGGCTTATTTTGTAAATGAACTGGCTTTTTTATTGGCTGTTCCTATTTTATTAATCATAGGTTCATATTCTTATTTTAAACGCTTTTCTTATTTAGCCCATCTTATCTTGGGAATTTCTTTAGGTTTGGCTCCCATTGCAGGAGTGGTTGCAGTAACTGAGAGCATTCCTTTGTGGTCACTGTTTTTAAGTATTGGAGTTATGTTTTGGGTAGCTGGTTTTGATTTGCTGTATTCTCTTCAAGATATAGAAGTAGATAAAAAACTAGGCCTTCACTCAGTACCTTCAAAATTTGGAGCACAAAAAACTTTATTATTTTCAAAAATATTGCATGTTTTAACAATAATCTTTTGGTTCTTATTTATACAAGAATCAGACTCAGGAATTTTTGCATATACGGCTCTAGGCCTATCTGCACTTATGTTAAGTTATGAACATTATTTAGTAAATAAAGATTTTACCAAGATAGATAGAGCCTTTTTTACCATCAACGGTTACTTAGGAATTGTATTTTTCGCATTTATCATCCTAGATAATCTTTTCTAA
- the miaA gene encoding tRNA (adenosine(37)-N6)-dimethylallyltransferase MiaA, which produces MKEIAIIGPTASGKTSLSIEIAHKTNSIILSVDSLSVYKEIDIASAKPSLKERDGITHFGIDEVNVDEKYDVMEFISTYERAKNFAKEKGKNLVIVGGTGFYVKTLKEGISQGINEEVSLDVSIQETHALLSALDKEYMKNIASNDTYRIKKAYSIYKISGLVPSKYFKQNPKVPISPDLKIFEILWPREELKKRIALRSKIMLNDGLIDEVIFLEKKYAREANAMNSIGILETLQYLDGKLTREELVNKISMNTARLAKRQVTFNKGQFDENMHSNIIENLNKVILKFF; this is translated from the coding sequence ATGAAAGAAATAGCAATTATTGGCCCAACGGCTTCAGGAAAAACCTCCCTTAGCATAGAGATCGCCCACAAAACCAACTCTATCATTCTCTCTGTTGATTCTTTATCTGTGTATAAAGAAATTGATATAGCCTCTGCAAAACCTAGTTTAAAAGAGAGAGATGGTATTACACATTTTGGGATTGATGAAGTTAATGTAGATGAAAAATACGATGTAATGGAATTTATTTCTACTTATGAAAGAGCCAAAAATTTCGCAAAAGAAAAAGGAAAAAACTTAGTAATCGTAGGTGGTACTGGTTTTTATGTAAAAACATTAAAAGAAGGTATTAGCCAAGGAATTAACGAAGAAGTTTCTTTGGACGTAAGTATTCAAGAAACCCATGCACTTTTAAGCGCATTGGATAAAGAGTATATGAAAAATATTGCTTCTAATGACACATATAGAATTAAAAAAGCCTATTCTATATACAAGATATCAGGCCTTGTTCCCAGTAAGTATTTTAAACAAAACCCTAAAGTACCTATTAGTCCAGATCTTAAAATATTTGAAATTTTATGGCCAAGAGAAGAATTAAAAAAACGAATCGCTTTAAGAAGCAAAATAATGTTAAATGATGGTCTTATAGATGAAGTCATATTTTTAGAGAAAAAATACGCAAGAGAAGCCAATGCTATGAACTCTATTGGTATTTTAGAAACACTACAATATCTCGATGGAAAACTTACAAGGGAAGAACTTGTTAACAAAATATCTATGAATACCGCAAGACTAGCAAAACGTCAGGTTACTTTTAATAAAGGGCAATTTGATGAGAACATGCATTCTAATATTATAGAAAACTTAAATAAAGTGATACTTAAGTTCTTTTAG
- the rpmE gene encoding 50S ribosomal protein L31, which yields MKKDIHPDYKLCAVSCACGNAFETRSTTETLRVDICNACHPFFTGEQKLVDAAGRVEKFKAKYELKK from the coding sequence ATGAAAAAAGATATTCACCCAGATTATAAATTATGTGCAGTTTCTTGTGCTTGTGGTAATGCATTCGAAACAAGATCAACTACTGAGACTTTAAGAGTTGATATTTGTAACGCTTGTCACCCATTTTTTACTGGTGAGCAAAAATTAGTTGATGCTGCTGGTAGAGTTGAGAAATTCAAAGCTAAGTACGAATTAAAAAAATAA
- the rsmI gene encoding 16S rRNA (cytidine(1402)-2'-O)-methyltransferase, producing MLTLVPTPIGNLDDMSKRAIIALEEAELIFCEDTRVTKRLLSLLSEKQNLNFPCTEFKSFHSHNEKAVLATLKPEDFEKNIVYVSDAGMPCVSDPGASLVAYALENQITYDVLPGANAVLTAYAMSGFSDTKFTFFGFLDHKGKSRVAQLDKVLSCANLSILYESPHRLLKTLEEIQAKAPERKLFLAKEITKKFQKVFKDSAENIFKTVKNETIRGEWVIVLEASSTDGLPITLEDLENLDLAPKIKAKLIAKLKGVNVKDVYQQILAKI from the coding sequence ATGTTAACATTAGTTCCAACTCCTATAGGTAATTTAGACGATATGTCTAAACGTGCAATTATTGCCCTAGAAGAAGCGGAACTTATTTTTTGTGAAGATACACGTGTCACAAAAAGACTCCTTTCTCTCTTAAGCGAAAAACAAAACCTAAACTTCCCTTGTACTGAATTCAAATCTTTTCATTCACACAATGAAAAAGCTGTATTAGCAACATTAAAACCTGAAGATTTTGAAAAAAATATTGTTTATGTATCTGATGCTGGAATGCCTTGTGTTTCTGATCCTGGTGCTTCTTTAGTAGCTTATGCTCTTGAAAATCAAATAACTTATGACGTTCTTCCTGGTGCAAATGCGGTATTAACTGCTTATGCAATGAGTGGATTTTCTGATACTAAGTTTACTTTTTTTGGTTTTTTAGATCATAAAGGAAAATCACGCGTAGCTCAATTAGATAAAGTACTTTCTTGTGCTAATTTGAGTATTTTATACGAATCTCCTCACAGACTTTTAAAAACACTGGAAGAAATTCAAGCTAAAGCACCTGAGCGAAAATTATTTTTGGCCAAAGAAATCACTAAAAAATTCCAAAAAGTTTTTAAAGACAGTGCAGAAAATATTTTTAAAACAGTAAAAAATGAAACAATTAGAGGAGAATGGGTTATTGTACTAGAAGCCAGTTCAACTGATGGTTTACCAATCACCCTAGAAGACCTCGAAAACTTGGACTTAGCTCCTAAAATAAAAGCCAAATTAATTGCTAAATTAAAAGGTGTTAATGTGAAAGATGTTTATCAACAAATTTTAGCTAAAATCTAG
- the rlmB gene encoding 23S rRNA (guanosine(2251)-2'-O)-methyltransferase RlmB: MIIYGKQVVLYVLNNHPQLIDEVFFAKEIDKKMFSKFLKLGKKIHKLDNQKAQALAKGGNHQGFFLKLSIYEYKDFSEMKELNFVLVLDGLTDVGNIGAILRTAHSLGVDGVIASGIKTLKESGLVRTSSGAMLDIPFCKHPNSGDVANELKQAGFALIGATTDGVDLKKYGTIENSGKVALVLGSEGTGISKKVINKLDLKVSIGMCNDFDSLNVSVAAGILIYNLKN, encoded by the coding sequence ATGATAATATATGGAAAACAAGTAGTACTTTATGTACTCAACAATCACCCTCAGTTAATAGATGAAGTATTTTTTGCAAAAGAAATTGACAAAAAAATGTTCTCTAAGTTTTTAAAGTTAGGTAAGAAAATACACAAACTTGATAATCAAAAAGCACAGGCTTTAGCAAAAGGTGGAAATCACCAAGGTTTTTTCTTAAAACTTAGTATTTACGAATACAAAGATTTTTCTGAAATGAAAGAACTTAATTTTGTATTAGTACTTGATGGTTTAACCGATGTTGGTAATATTGGAGCAATTTTACGAACAGCACACTCTTTAGGTGTTGATGGTGTTATTGCCTCTGGTATTAAAACATTAAAAGAATCAGGTCTAGTACGTACGAGCTCAGGAGCTATGTTAGATATTCCTTTTTGTAAACATCCCAATTCAGGAGATGTAGCAAATGAATTAAAACAAGCAGGTTTTGCTTTAATTGGTGCTACTACAGATGGTGTTGATTTAAAAAAATACGGAACCATTGAAAACAGTGGAAAAGTAGCTTTAGTTCTTGGAAGTGAAGGTACAGGAATCTCTAAAAAAGTGATTAATAAACTGGATTTAAAAGTTTCTATTGGAATGTGTAATGATTTCGATTCTCTAAACGTTTCAGTTGCAGCTGGAATCTTAATTTATAACTTAAAGAACTAA
- a CDS encoding LL-diaminopimelate aminotransferase → MFPEIEFERMKRLPNYVFAEVNNIKMEARRAGEDIIDFSMGNPDGPAPQHIIDKLKEAASKDKNHGYSSSAGIYKLRLAICNWYKRKYNVDYLDPDKHAVATMGSKEGYVNLIQAIVNVGDVAVVPDPTYPIHSYAFMLSGAAIHKFELAYGKDFAVNEDVFFERLQKTLDESIPKVKYVLVNFPHNPTSATVTPEFYQRLVDLAKKERFYIISDIAYADITFDGYKTPSIFEAIGAIDVAVESFTLSKSYNMAGWRVGFMVGNERLIGALKRIKSWLDYGMFTPIQVAATVALDGPQECVAEHIEKYRIRRDVLLEAFEDAGWEMDKPNASMFIWAKIPEKARHLGSMEFSKQLLTQAKVAVSPGIGFGHYGDEYVRIALIENEKRIRQAAKNVKKYLKTL, encoded by the coding sequence ATGTTTCCAGAGATTGAATTTGAAAGAATGAAAAGATTGCCAAATTATGTTTTTGCAGAGGTAAATAACATAAAAATGGAAGCACGACGAGCGGGCGAAGATATTATTGATTTTTCTATGGGAAATCCTGATGGTCCTGCCCCACAACATATTATTGATAAACTAAAAGAAGCAGCTAGCAAAGATAAAAATCACGGTTATTCTTCAAGTGCTGGTATTTATAAACTAAGATTAGCTATTTGTAATTGGTATAAAAGAAAATACAATGTAGATTATTTAGATCCAGATAAACATGCAGTTGCAACAATGGGTTCAAAAGAAGGTTATGTAAACCTAATTCAAGCAATAGTAAATGTAGGCGATGTAGCAGTAGTTCCCGATCCTACCTATCCTATTCACTCTTATGCATTTATGTTAAGTGGTGCAGCTATTCACAAATTTGAATTGGCTTATGGAAAAGATTTTGCAGTTAATGAAGATGTGTTTTTTGAGCGTCTTCAAAAAACCTTGGATGAATCTATTCCAAAAGTAAAATATGTTTTGGTTAATTTTCCACATAACCCTACTTCAGCTACGGTTACACCAGAATTTTATCAACGTTTGGTTGATTTAGCAAAAAAAGAACGTTTTTACATAATCTCAGATATTGCTTATGCAGATATTACTTTTGATGGATATAAAACTCCTTCAATTTTCGAGGCTATTGGTGCTATTGATGTTGCAGTTGAGAGTTTTACTTTAAGTAAATCTTACAATATGGCTGGCTGGAGAGTTGGTTTTATGGTAGGAAATGAAAGACTTATCGGGGCTCTTAAGAGAATTAAATCTTGGCTTGATTATGGAATGTTTACACCTATTCAAGTAGCAGCTACTGTTGCATTAGATGGTCCACAAGAATGTGTGGCTGAACATATTGAAAAATATAGAATAAGAAGAGATGTTTTATTAGAAGCATTTGAAGATGCAGGATGGGAAATGGACAAACCCAATGCTTCAATGTTTATTTGGGCAAAAATTCCAGAAAAAGCAAGACACTTAGGTTCAATGGAGTTTTCAAAACAACTCTTAACCCAAGCAAAAGTAGCAGTAAGTCCAGGTATTGGTTTTGGACATTATGGCGATGAATATGTTCGTATTGCATTGATTGAAAATGAAAAAAGAATCAGACAAGCGGCAAAAAATGTTAAAAAATATTTAAAAACTTTATAA